From a single Brassica oleracea var. oleracea cultivar TO1000 chromosome C5, BOL, whole genome shotgun sequence genomic region:
- the LOC106343700 gene encoding sugar transport protein 9-like, whose amino-acid sequence MAGGAFVSDGGGGGSYEGGVTGFVIITCIVAAMGGLLFGYDLGISGGVTSMEEFLSKFFPEVDRQMHNARRETAYCKFDNQLLQLFTSSLYLAALVSSFAASIVTRKYGRKISMFVGGLAFLIGALFNAFAVNVAMLIIGRLLLGVGVGFANQSTPVYLSEMAPAKLRGALNIGFQMAITIGILIANLINYGTSQMARNGWRVSLGLAAVPAVVMVIGSFVLPDTPNSMLERGKYEQAREMLQKIRGADNVDEEFQDLCDACEAAKKVEHPWKNLFLQAKYRPALAFCSAIPFFQQFTGINVIMFYAPVLFKTLGFADDASLISAVITGVVNVVSTLVSIYAVDRYGRRILFLEGGIQMIICQIIVGSLIGAKFGTTGSGTLTPATADWVLAFICIYVAGFAWSWGPLGWLVPSEICPLEIRPAGQAVNVSVNMFFTFLIGQFFLTMLCHMKFGLFYFFGGMVLIMTIFIYFLLPETKGVPIEEMGRVWKQHPFWKRYIPDDAVTGGSEETSVKEV is encoded by the exons ATGGCTGGAGGAGCATTTGTATCAGATGGTGGTGGTGGAGGAAGCTATGAAGGCGGAGTCACCGGCTTTGTCATTATCACATGTATTGTGGCTGCCATGGGAGGTCTCCTCTTCGGTTACGACCTCGGAATCTCTG GAGGAGTTACATCAATGGAGGAGTTTTTGAGCAAGTTTTTCCCTGAAGTGGATAGGCAAATGCACAATGCTAGGCGCGAGACTGCTTACTGCAAATTCGATAACCAACTGCTCCAGTTGTTTACGTCCTCACTTTACCTCGCGGCGCTTGTGTCTTCCTTTGCAGCTTCAATTGTGACAAGGAAGTACGGTCGCAAAATCTCCATGTTTGTTGGAGGTCTTGCTTTCCTCATTGGTGCTCTATTCAACGCATTTGCAGTGAACGTTGCAATGCTCATCATCGGTAGATTGTTGCTTGGAGTCGGTGTTGGGTTCGCTAATCAG TCTACTCCGGTTTACCTCTCAGAGATGGCTCCTGCCAAGCTAAGAGGAGCACTCAACATAGGATTTCAAATGGCTATTACTATCGGGATCCTCATTGCAAACCTTATCAACTACGGAACATCTCAAATGGCTAGGAACGGATGGAGGGTGTCTTTAGGTCTAGCTGCTGTTCCAGCAGTTGTGATGGTAATAGGATCTTTTGTCTTGCCAGACACACCAAACTCAATGCTCGAGAGAGGCAAGTATGAACAAGCTAGAGAGATGTTACAAAAGATTCGTGGGGCTGATAATGTCGATGAGGAGTTTCAAGATCTTTGTGATGCTTGTGAGGCTGCTAAAAAAGTAGAGCATCCTTGGAAGAACCTTTTCCTACAAGCTAAATACAGACCAGCTCTTGCTTTCTGTTCGGCTATACCTTTCTTCCAACAGTTCACTGGTATCAATGTGATCATGTTCTACGCTCCTGTTCTCTTTAAAACTCTCGGTTTCGCAGATGATGCCTCGCTCATCTCTGCGGTTATTACCGGTGTGGTCAATGTTGTCTCCACCCTTGTCTCCATCTATGCGGTTGACAGGTATGGAAGAAGGATTCTATTCCTTGAAGGTGGCATCCAAATGATCATTTGCCAG ATCATTGTTGGTAGCTTGATCGGTGCAAAGTTTGGAACCACAGGATCAGGGACCTTGACACCTGCAACAGCAGATTGGGTGCTAGCTTTCATATGCATATATGTTGCAGGATTTGCATGGTCATGGGGTCCATTAGGATGGTTAGTACCAAGTGAGATCTGTCCGTTGGAAATCAGACCTGCGGGACAAGCCGTCAATGTTTCTGTCAACATGTTCTTCACTTTCCTCATTGGACAATTCTTCCTAACGATGCTTTGTCACATGAAGTTTGGTCTCTTCTACTTCTTTGGAGGTATGGTTCTGATCATGACCATCTTCATCTACTTCTTGTTGCCGGAGACAAAAGGGGTTCCTATTGAAGAAATGGGAAGAGTGTGGAAGCAGCATCCGTTCTGGAAACGTTACATTCCTGATGATGCTGTTACTGGAGGAAGTGAAGAGACTTCTGTCAAGGAGGTTTGA